Genomic window (Methanococcus voltae):
AGCTCAGATTTTAATTAGTTATTATTTTAAAAATTTTAGGTTGTTATTAATAATATACAAATTGTCAATATTGTCAATATTGTCAATATTTTACATTTAATTAAACATATTTAATTTAAACTTAATTACGAATTATGAATTAGGAATTATGAATCCTGTTTATAATAATAGGAGGGACTATTTTGTCAGCCGAAGAAATACTTAACGATTTAAAGGAAAATGTAATAAAAAGAGCTCCAGGAAACGCTGTAATTACTGACGTGGAATTTGAAGGTTCCGAAGTAGTAATTTATGCTAAAAACCCCGAACTATTTTCAAATAACTTCATAAAGGAGCTTGCTAAAGATTTTAGAAAACGTATAGCCATAAGGCCAGACCCTTCAGTATTACTTGAACCCGATATCGCAAAAGAAAGAATTTTGAGAATCGTTCCAGACGATGCAGAAGTTGTAAATTGCATATTTGATGCTAATACTGGTGAGGTTATCATCGAATCAAAAAAACCTGGTTTGGTAATTGGTAAAGAAGGTAGTACATTGGAAGATATTAAAAAAGAAATCCAATGGGCACCTAAACCTGTAAGAGCACCGCCTATTCCATCAGATACAATAAAGGCAATAAGGTCAACAATGTATCGGGAAAGAGCGGATGTAAAAGATATCCTTAGAAGAATCGGAAGAAGAATACACAGAGATGTTAAATTAAGAGATGATTGTTGGATTAGAACTTCATTTTTAGGCGGTAGCCGTGAAGTTGGTAGAACTTGTTTATACCACCAAACCCCTGAAAGCCGTATTATGATTGATTGCGGTATTAACGTAGGTATGGACGACGAAAAAGCATTCCCTCATTTTGATGCTCCAGAGTTTTCAATTGAGGAAATCGATGCTGTAGTAGTCACGCACGCTCACCTTGACCACTGTGGTTTTATCCCTGGTTTATTTAGATACGGTTATGATGGTCCTGTTTACTGTACAAAACCTACAAGAGACTTAATGACCTTATTACAAAAGGATTATATAGATATTGCGGAAAAAGAAGGTAAACCAGTACCTTATACATCAAGAGATGTAAAAAATGCAATAAAACATACAATACCATTGGATTATGGTGTTACAACAGATATTGCACCAGCTGTAAAACTTACATTGCATAACGCAGGGCATATTTTAGGTTCTGCAATTGCACACTGCCACATTGGTGATGGATTATATAACGTAGCATACACCGGCGATATTAAATTTGAAGCTTCAAGATTATTAGAACCGGCTGTTTGTCAATTCCCAAGACTTGAAACCCTTATTATGGAATCTACATATGGTGGATACGATGATGTACTGCCTGAAAGAGACGAAACAGAAAAAGAGCTATTAAAAGTTATTTCTGAAACTATTGCAAAAGGCGGTAAAGTAATTCTTCCAGTATTTGGTATTGGTAGGGCTCAGGAGTTAATGCTTGTACTTGAAGAAGGATATAATCAAGGAATTTTCAATGCGCCGGTATTCTTAGATGGTATGATTTGGGAAGCTACTGCAATACACACAGCTTACCCAGAATACTTATCAAAGAATATGAGAAACAGAATTTTCCACGAAGGAGACAATCCATTCTTATCAGAAGTATTTAAGAAAGTTAAAGACACCAAAGACAGAAGAAACGTAATCGGTAGAGACGAACCTTGTATTATCTTAGCTACATCAGGTATGCTTACAGGTGGTCCGAGTGTTGAATACTTTAAAACACTTGCAGACGATGAGAAAAACGCCATCGTGTTTGTGGGATACCAGAGTGAAGGTACATTGGGTAGAAAAATCCAAAAAGGTTGGAAAGAAATACCTTTAATGGGTAAAAACGGAAAAACAAGAGCTATAAAAGTTAAATTATCTGTTCACACGCTTGAAGGATTTTCAGGACACTGCGATAGAAAGCAACTTATAAAATACCTTAGAAAATTAAAACCAATCCCAGATAAGATATTAACAATACACGGTGAAGCTTCCAAATGTATAGATTTAGCAAGCACTGCGTATAAATTATTTAAAAAAGAGACTAAAGCACCTATGAATTTAGATTCTATTAGATTAAGATAAATTTATATTTATCTTTGTATTATTTTATTATATATTTTAGTTTAATTTGTTCTATAACAAACGTCATTTTAAAAAATAATTTTATATATATCTTTTTATCCATTTTTGAACTATATTACAAAGGTGTTCAGTATGTTTTAAATTAATTGTACATATTATTTATATGATAACTAATTATATAGTATTGTTGTTATGATATACATTAAAAGGTATATGTACATAACGGCATTAAATGAAATATTTATAAGGGTAAACTAAAATATCATATTAATTAAATAGCTAAATAACTAAATAACTAAATAATTAAATAATCAACGATATTGTAAAAAATTATTCAACTATTTTTACACTATCACTCTAACATATTTTTCTACTTTATTTTTTAATAGTCATAATAACAAAGTAGCAAAAACACACACAACAATTTAAATATTAACACCACAAATATTGAAAAAATGAGTACATAACGTATATTTACACATAATAGGGGTAATATGGGATTAGATATTAACCTGATATCCATAATTATTATGGCAATAATTGGAATAGTTGTAATCTATGCTATGTTTTTTGAAAGTTCTATGGAGTATTTTGGCAATTTGTTTTTTATTTTGTCAAAAAATGAAAATAGACAATATTTAAAAAATAGGGAGATTACATTTCAATCAACAAATTATAACGATTTAAATAATGTTAATGAAAATTGCGAAAATAAAATTCATAAACAAAGTTATTTACTTTGTGAAAAGAAACTATTAGATGGTTTAGTTTCTGAAATAGAATATTGTAAAGAAAATGTAAATTATTATACTGTAAAAATTAATGAATGCGAAAATTCATTAAATGATATACTTGGTACATATACAGAACTCCAAAAATCCGATTCTTTTGAAAATTCAACAAATGGTGAAAAAGAATTGAAAGAATTGATTAACATAAAAAAGCAAGAATTAAAATCCATGAAAAATGGATTAGATAATGAACTAAAAACACTTAACGATTTAAATAATAAAATACTAAATAATTAACCCCCAATATAATTATTTATTTTATTTTATATTATTTTTTACAAATTAGCAAATATTGTATAATTTTATACGATAAATTTTAAATATTACAGATTTTTTTTAAATATGTTTAGAGATTTTTGTTTTTTCAATGTTTTTCAATGTATTATTTGCTATCATTTACCAATATCTACCAAAAACTACCAAATTGGTAGATAAGTATATACATAATAAACTTCATAACTTACTACCAATATCTACCAAAAACTACCAAATTGGTAATTCGTAAGTTGTAATCAATAATGATACAAATATGTAATTTATTATGGTGAAATTATGAAAATTCCCGAAAAACCTCCTAAAATATTAGATATATTGAATAATTTAAATTCTAATTCGGACAGTAATTCAAATTTTAACCTGCCACCCATACCAAATTTGTATAAAATGGGACACTATCTAAAATTAGTACTATCTGTAATCAATGGCGAAGATATAGATATTCCAAAAAAAGAAAAGGATATATTATTAAATGTAGATTATGTGCATTGGGAAGATTTAAAATATAAAAATATAAGCCTTGATAAAGAAGAACTTTGGCTTATATTACAAGCATTAAGAGCTTTTAAATTTCAGAATTTTAAAATAAAAGATTATGATTTTAAATATTGTTTAACAAACACCATACTAAAGAGAATACATAAAATAGATAAAGCAACTTTCGGAGAGATGAATGAAGGTCTTAAGAGTCTTAGTGAAAAATATAAACGAAAATATCTAATTAATTCATTACTTGAGGAGGCCATTGCGTCAAGTCAAATTGAAGGGGCGACAACCACTCGGAAAAAAGCTAAAGAAATGATACTCCAACAAAAAAAGCCGACAAACAACTCGGAAAAAATGATATACAACGGATATAATACGATGGAGTATATTTATAAGGAACTCTTAGAAGAAAAATTAACAC
Coding sequences:
- a CDS encoding beta-CASP ribonuclease aCPSF1 encodes the protein MSAEEILNDLKENVIKRAPGNAVITDVEFEGSEVVIYAKNPELFSNNFIKELAKDFRKRIAIRPDPSVLLEPDIAKERILRIVPDDAEVVNCIFDANTGEVIIESKKPGLVIGKEGSTLEDIKKEIQWAPKPVRAPPIPSDTIKAIRSTMYRERADVKDILRRIGRRIHRDVKLRDDCWIRTSFLGGSREVGRTCLYHQTPESRIMIDCGINVGMDDEKAFPHFDAPEFSIEEIDAVVVTHAHLDHCGFIPGLFRYGYDGPVYCTKPTRDLMTLLQKDYIDIAEKEGKPVPYTSRDVKNAIKHTIPLDYGVTTDIAPAVKLTLHNAGHILGSAIAHCHIGDGLYNVAYTGDIKFEASRLLEPAVCQFPRLETLIMESTYGGYDDVLPERDETEKELLKVISETIAKGGKVILPVFGIGRAQELMLVLEEGYNQGIFNAPVFLDGMIWEATAIHTAYPEYLSKNMRNRIFHEGDNPFLSEVFKKVKDTKDRRNVIGRDEPCIILATSGMLTGGPSVEYFKTLADDEKNAIVFVGYQSEGTLGRKIQKGWKEIPLMGKNGKTRAIKVKLSVHTLEGFSGHCDRKQLIKYLRKLKPIPDKILTIHGEASKCIDLASTAYKLFKKETKAPMNLDSIRLR